A genomic region of Salvelinus namaycush isolate Seneca chromosome 7, SaNama_1.0, whole genome shotgun sequence contains the following coding sequences:
- the LOC120050472 gene encoding gastrula zinc finger protein XlCGF46.1-like — MSQLQLLREFLNERVMAAAVEIFGAVEKTVAEYQEENDRLRRLLRIDSLQLSLAVSEEEVLPEHQHCEQEWSFSLGQENTEATQIKEEEEQISQEEEQLQELFDTKNTIACMTSKCDQVDPLTPPQIQTLENRECDPKQVNLTPFGTVTQLKALNIPCDPPNNQNNASSHSTAESSDPIGRDSSPTLDPSPPLSHNPPFKKHRSKPSNTAIKTLRCCDCGETFALKADLQMHVTLAKKPSKCQFCKHFYRSTCKLKAHVRLCHDGKTSTFPYFGKTFKLEGDLSKHMIHTGEKRFSCGDCGKSFNRKGNLTQHILTHTGEKSFSCGDCGKSFSLKRNLTEHVRTHTGEKPFSCSDCGKSFKQKGHLTMHKLTHTGEKPFSCGDCGKSFNRKQPLNMHKLTHTGEKPFSCDDCGKSFNLKDSLKKHKFTHTGEKPFSCGDCGKSFCQKGHLNVHKRTHTDSHNRETI; from the exons ATGTCTCAACTACAGTTGCTGCGTGAGTTTTTAAATGAGCGTGTAATGGCTGCTGCTGTCGAAATTTTTGGGGCAGTTGAGAAAACGGTAGCTGAGTACCAAGAGGAAAATGATCGTCTACGGAGACTGCTGCGGATAG ATTCCTTGcagctctctcttgctgtctctgaaGAGGAGGTTCTCCCTGAGCATCAGCATTGTGAGCAGGAGTGGAGCTTCAGTCTGGGACAGGAGAACACTGAAGCCACACAGATtaaagaggaagaggagcaaATCAGTCAGGAGGAAGAACAGCTTCAAGAGCTCTTTGATACCAAAAACACAATTGCCTGTATGACAAGTAAATGTGATCAGGTGGACCCCTTGACTCCTCCTCAAATCCAGACTTTGGAGAACAGAGAGTGTGACCCGAAACAAGTGAATCTCACACCTTTTGGCACTGTGACTCAGCTAAAGGCTCTCAACATTCCCTGTGACCCTCCAAATAATCAAAACAATGCATCCAGCCACAGCACAGCCGAAAGCAGTGACCCAATAGGACGCGACAGCAGCCCAACATTAGATCCCAGCCCACCATTGAGTCACAACCCACCATTTAAGAAACACAGATCCAAACCCAGCAACACAGCTATAAAAACTCTCCGCTGCTGTGACTGTGGTGAAACATTTGCTCTAAAAGCTGACCTGCAGATGCATGTGACTCTCGCCAAGAAGCCCAGTAAATGCCAAttctgcaaacatttctacagaTCTACCTGTAAACTGAAGGCCCATGTCAGACTGTGTCACGATGGGAAAACCAGCACCTTCCCCTATTTTGGAAAGACCTTCAAACTAGAAGGAGATCTGTCCAAGCACatgattcacacaggagagaaacgatttagctgtggtgactgtgggaagagctttaaTCGCAAGGGGAATCTAACCCAACATATATTgactcacacaggggagaaatcatttagttgtggtgactgtgggaaaagttTCAGTCTCAAGAGGAACCTAACCGAACATGTTCGgactcacacaggggagaagccatttAGCTGTAgtgactgtgggaagagcttcaaacAGAAGGGACACCTAACCATGCATAaactgactcacacaggagagaaaccatttagctgtggtgactgtgggaagagcttcaatcgCAAGCAGCCCCTAAACATGCATAaactgactcacacaggagagaaaccatttagctgtgatgACTGTGGGAAAAGTTTTAATTTGAAGGACTCCCTAAAGAAACATAAATttactcacacaggagagaaaccctttagttgtggtgactgtgggaaaagcttctGTCAGAAGGGGCATCTGAACGTGCACAAACGGACTCATACTGATTCACACAacagagaaaccatttag